The genomic region CCGCGACCTCGAAGGCGTGAACAAAACCACCAAGCCCATGCCGGCATTCGTGGCAATCAACACCACCGCAGGCACCGCGTCCGAAATGACCCGTTTCTGCATCATCACCAACACCGACACCCACGTTAAGATGGCGATCGTCGACTGGCGCTGCACCCCGAACGTCGCGATCAACGACCCGCTGCTCATGGTCGGCAAGCCGGCAGCACTGACCGCGGCAACCGGCATGGACGCACTGACCCACGCCGTCGAGGCGTACGTGTCCACCATCGCCACCCCGATCACCGACGCTTGCGCCATCAAGGCAATCGAGCTGATCGCTGAGTACCTCTCCAAGGCAGTCGCCAACGGCGAAGACCTCGAGGCGCGCGACAAGATGGCTTACGCCGAGTACCTGGCAGGCATGGCGTTCAACAACGCATCGCTTGGCTACGTTCACTCCATGGCTCACCAGCTGGGCGGCTTCTACAACCTGCCGCACGGCGTCTGCAACGCGATCCTGCTCCCGGCCGTCAGCCAGTACAACCTGATCGCCTGCCCGAAGCGTTTCGCTGACATCGCGAAGGCACTCGGCGAGAACGTCGACGGCCTCTCCGTGACCGAAGCAGGCCAGAAGGCAATCGACAGGATCCGCACCCTCTCCGCTTCCATCGGCATCCCAACCGGCCTCAAGGCCCTCAACGTCAAGGAAGAGGACCTGACCATCATGGCTGAGAACGCGAAGAAAGACGCCTGCCAGTTCACCAACCCGCGCAAGGCAACCCTCGAGCAGGTTGTCCAGATCTTCAAGGACGCAATGTAAGAGACAGCAGCATCGCAGCAAACCTCCCCT from Citrifermentans bremense harbors:
- a CDS encoding iron-containing alcohol dehydrogenase — protein: MALGEQTYGFYIPTVSLMGIGSAKETGGQIKALGASKALIVTDKGLSAMGVADKIKSQVEEAGVSAVIFDGAEPNPTDLNVHDGVKVYQDNGCDAIISLGGGSSHDCAKGIGMVIGNGGHIRDLEGVNKTTKPMPAFVAINTTAGTASEMTRFCIITNTDTHVKMAIVDWRCTPNVAINDPLLMVGKPAALTAATGMDALTHAVEAYVSTIATPITDACAIKAIELIAEYLSKAVANGEDLEARDKMAYAEYLAGMAFNNASLGYVHSMAHQLGGFYNLPHGVCNAILLPAVSQYNLIACPKRFADIAKALGENVDGLSVTEAGQKAIDRIRTLSASIGIPTGLKALNVKEEDLTIMAENAKKDACQFTNPRKATLEQVVQIFKDAM